Proteins from a genomic interval of Zingiber officinale cultivar Zhangliang chromosome 2A, Zo_v1.1, whole genome shotgun sequence:
- the LOC122043211 gene encoding uncharacterized protein LOC122043211, with the protein MLHAKSESDVTSLAPSSPPRSPKRQAYYVQSPSRDSHDGDKSSTMQATPVFNSPMESPSHPSFGRHSRTSSASRFSGPLRSSSGRKGYRKRVNDKGWPECNVIQEEGSYDDLDDDKGLSRRCQIILGFVSFVLLFTLFSLIIWGAARPYKPDVIVKSLSMDDFYAGEGTDATGVPTKMVTLNCSVKMSVYNTAAMFGIHVTSGPIRLMFSEIAVATGELQKYYQRRKSRRTVSVVLRGEKVPLYGAGASMTLSSTGGAVPLTLDFDIISRGYVIGKLVRVKHQKHISCPLVVDSSKTKPIKFSQKACTYF; encoded by the exons ATGCTGCACGCCAAGTCGGAGTCCGATGTTACCAGCTTAGCCCCATCGTCGCCGCCTCGATCGCCGAAGAGGCAGGCCTACTACGTGCAGAGCCCGTCGCGGGATTCCCACGATGGCGACAAGTCGTCGACCATGCAGGCGACCCCTGTCTTCAACAGCCCAATGGAGTCGCCCTCGCACCCTTCCTTCGGGCGCCACTCGCGGACCTCGTCCGCCAGCCGTTTCTCCGGACCGTTACGTTCCTCCTCTGGCCGGAAGGGGTACAGGAAGAGAGTGAACGATAAAGGTTGGCCCGAGTGCAATGTGATCCAGGAAGAAGGGTCCTATGATGACCTTGACGACGACAAGGGGTTGTCGCGCCGTTGTCAGATCATTCTAGGGTTTGTAAGCTTCGTCCTGCTGTTTACCCTCTTCTCTCTAATCATTTGGGGAGCAGCACGGCCGTATAAGCCAGACGTTATCGTCAAG AGCTTATCGATGGATGACTTTTACGCTGGGGAGGGTACTGATGCAACTGGTGTCCCGACTAAGATGGTAACACTCAATTGCTCAGTGAAGATGAGTGTGTACAACACTGCTGCTATGTTTGGCATTCATGTTACTTCAGGCCCAATCCGTTTAATGTTTTCGGAAATCGCAGTTGCTACCGGAGAG TTACAGAAGTATTACCAACGTAGAAAGAGCCGTAGAACCGTATCAGTTGTATTGCGCGGTGAAAAGGTCCCCTTGTATGGTGCTGGAGCCAGCATGACTTTGTCCAGCACCGGTGGAGCTGTGCCCTTAAcgctcgactttgacatcatatcACGCGGATATGTGATCGGAAAGTTGGTGAGGGTGAAACACCAAAAGCACATTTCTTGTCCTCTGGTTGTGGATTCAAGCAAAACCAAACCTATAAAGTTCTCCCAAAAAGCTTGCACTTATTTTTGA
- the LOC122043210 gene encoding probable membrane-associated kinase regulator 2 produces the protein MDSFSFLKYLRSGGGGEASSPAVDLTGAGSTLAASVLCSSGDNEEEEDDDSGDDEGPFFDLEFAAVSDGEEEDASEEKSLEEMTGAGKEVEREFNFAVSSDGSGDGVGFDTLSSSDDLLLKGKFVHFDPSSIVVADGSGSEADSKPQLPAYFLRTATKFRVFLLGLRKPKLLPAEDEPAAEVSASVATEAAASASPKKEQLQQNKFFIKFKVVEAPLVSFFLNDGGSRSTGGGRAAKPLAEESTVAGAPTTEAEKKLVREMLQKYLNKIKPLYVRVSRKYAERLRLTSHLPPAADAVAAEPIAAEVEAEETDAESEDAPPPPPPQAEEAAPPVTLPAEETLEPSPQPVSFAVAGGGKILAAGLRVVCKRLGKSRSASAAVAAVPSPPPRRRDDSLLQQQDGIQSAIAHCKRSFTVAEQSSETPLARSMSNPGDGRAETST, from the exons ATGGATTCCTTCAGCTTCCTCAAATACTTacgcagcggcggcggcggcgaggcTTCCTCCCCTGCCGTTGACCTGACCGGCGCCGGCTCCACCCTCGCAGCCTCCGTACTCTGCTCCTCGGGCGAtaacgaggaggaggaggacgatgATAGCGGGGACGACGAGGGGCCTTTTTTCGACCTCGAGTTTGCTGCCGTTTCAGACGGCGAGGAAGAGGATGCGTCGGAAGAGAAGAGTCTCGAGGAGATGACTGGCGCGGGAAAGGAGGTGGAGAGGGAGTTTAACTTCGCTGTGAGCTCCGATGGAAGCGGCGATGGGGTGGGTTTTGATACCTTGTCCTCCTCCGATGACCTGTTGTTAAAAGGAAAGTTCGTTCATTTCGACCCTTCTTCCATCGTAGTCGCTGACGGCAGTGGTTCCGAGGCTGATTCGAAGCCCCAGTTGCCGGCGTACTTCCTCCGGACCGCCACCAAGTTCCGCGTCTTCTTGCTCGGGCTTCGAAAGCCGAAGTTATTGCCAGCGGAGGACGAGCCCGCCGCAGAAGTCTCCGCCTCCGTAGCGACGGAGGCAGCGGCGTCGGCATCCCCTAAGAAAGAGCAACTCCAGCAAAATAAGTTTTTTATAAAGTTCAAGGTGGTGGAAGCCCCCTTAGTCTCTTTCTTCTTGAATGACGGCGGTTCCCGCAGCACTGGCGGAGGCCGTGCAGCCAAGCCCCTGGCGGAGGAGTCAACCGTCGCTGGCGCACCGACCACGGAGGCAGAGAAGAAGCTGGTTCGAGAAATGCTGCAGAAATACCTCAACAAAATTAAGCCGCTCTACGTTCGCGTGTCGAGGAAGTACGCAGAGAGGCTGCGGCTCACCAGCCATCTACCTCCGGCTGCCGATGCGGTGGCCGCAGAGCCTATCGCTGCCGAGGTCGAGGCCGAGGAGACAGACGCGGAATCCGAAGACGCACCGCCACCTCCGCCGCCGCAGGCAGAGGAAGCCGCCCCGCCGGTTACGCTGCCAGCTGAAGAAACGCTGGAGCCTTCGCCGCAACCTGTATCGTTCGCGGTCGCGGGCGGCGGCAAAATCCTGGCTGCAGGGTTAAGAGTAGTCTGCAAGAGGCTTGGAAAAAGCCGCTCCGCGTCGGCTGCCGTGGCGGCGGTTCCTTCGCCGCCTCCTCGCCGGCGCGACGACTCTCTCCTCCAGCAGCAGGACGGGATTCAGAGCGCCATCGCGCACTGTAAGCGTTCGTTCACCGTCGCGGAGCAAA GTTCCGAGACTCCGCTGGCGAGATCGATGAGCAATCCCGGCGATGGCAGAGCTGAAACATCTACCTGA